A genomic region of Fodinisporobacter ferrooxydans contains the following coding sequences:
- the flgB gene encoding flagellar basal body rod protein FlgB: MSIFGTPFFTVMEKSLDAATLRQRVYANNIANIDTPGFKRSDVSFERQLQTYLQGNTAGQPLTGFRTDPRHIPIPGSGANMLQPTEYADSNTTVNNNGNNVDIDSEMTLIAKNQIQYNALVEQMNQQFSMLRSAINGGGA, translated from the coding sequence ATGTCGATCTTTGGTACACCTTTTTTCACCGTCATGGAAAAATCATTGGATGCGGCGACATTGCGGCAAAGAGTGTATGCGAACAATATCGCAAATATTGATACTCCGGGATTTAAACGTTCGGACGTGTCGTTTGAACGACAATTGCAAACGTATTTGCAAGGCAATACAGCCGGACAACCGTTGACCGGTTTTCGGACAGATCCGCGCCATATACCGATTCCTGGCAGTGGAGCGAATATGCTTCAGCCGACGGAATATGCAGATTCGAATACGACTGTTAACAATAACGGGAATAATGTGGACATCGATTCAGAGATGACGTTGATTGCCAAAAATCAGATTCAATATAACGCACTGGTCGAACAGATGAATCAGCAATTTTCCATGCTGCGATCGGCGATCAATGGCGGAGGTGCATAA
- the flgC gene encoding flagellar basal body rod protein FlgC: protein MSLFQGIDISASGLTAQRLRMDVIANNIANANTTRTPGGTGPYRREVVELSQKPASAFGAMLNQSLNPTGDGVQVTKIAQDQSPFKLVYDPGNPDAVKDPKSPMYGYVRMPNVNIVTEMVDLISASRSYEADITALNASKSIDMKALQIGK, encoded by the coding sequence GTGAGTCTGTTTCAGGGGATCGATATTAGCGCCTCCGGTTTGACGGCGCAGCGATTGCGGATGGATGTCATCGCCAATAATATCGCCAATGCGAATACAACCCGCACACCGGGCGGGACAGGGCCGTATCGCCGGGAAGTCGTAGAGTTGTCGCAAAAGCCTGCGAGTGCGTTTGGAGCAATGTTGAACCAATCGCTGAATCCGACAGGCGACGGCGTGCAAGTCACGAAGATCGCCCAGGATCAATCGCCGTTCAAGCTGGTATATGACCCGGGGAATCCCGATGCCGTGAAAGATCCGAAGAGTCCGATGTACGGATATGTACGGATGCCAAATGTCAATATCGTCACGGAAATGGTAGATTTGATATCCGCTTCCCGTTCCTATGAAGCGGATATTACGGCGCTCAATGCGTCGAAATCCATAGATATGAAAGCATTGCAAATCGGCAAATAG
- the fliE gene encoding flagellar hook-basal body complex protein FliE, whose amino-acid sequence MIQSVSSILPQTGIGLQSAGSNSSASGQPSFGKYLSQALNGVNDSILQSQKLGEELAAGQVKDIHTVMIAAQKATLQLQLAVQVRNKAIEAYQEIMRMQV is encoded by the coding sequence ATGATACAGTCTGTAAGTTCCATCTTGCCCCAAACGGGAATTGGTTTGCAGTCTGCAGGTTCCAATTCTTCCGCCTCCGGGCAACCGTCTTTCGGCAAGTATTTGAGCCAGGCGTTGAATGGAGTCAACGATTCGATTCTGCAATCGCAAAAATTGGGGGAAGAGTTGGCCGCCGGACAAGTCAAGGATATACATACTGTCATGATCGCGGCGCAGAAAGCGACGCTGCAACTGCAATTGGCCGTGCAGGTGCGCAACAAGGCAATCGAAGCATATCAAGAG